In Chitinophagaceae bacterium, the genomic window CTTAAAGTAACATTTTTAGCTTCGTCACCGGTATTATCCGTATACCCACCAATTTTAAACTTTGCATTGGGAAATGATTTGGCAATAGTTACAAAATTTTTTAACTGTAGTATAGATTCTTCGGTAATATCCGAGCTGTTTGTTTTAAAGCGTACATTGGTAAAATCGAACCAGTTACCTTTTGCGGTATCCACTGCATCGCTGCTTTGTAAAAAGCGGATCAATTTAGCCTCTGTACTGTTTTCTCCTACTGTTAATTTTACGCCGCCGGGCAAATCGAAGTTTACCATGCTGCCTATATTATAAATAAAATTACCCAGGCTGTCCAGCGTTCCTACAGGAGCATTAACAATGGGGGCAATTGTACTTGCCGTATCCTTATGCATGGTACTATCTGTATGCGTTTCTGTAGCCACAGGGGTTTTTTTACAACCTTTTGAAGAAATATAAAGCGAAGCGGCGCCAATAGCTGCTAATAATAAAATGGGCAATAACCAACCCATACCACTTTTGTTTTCTACCGGCTCGTTGTGAAATGCTTTTGCTGCACTGCCAACTTCGGCGGCTGCATGGCTTGCATCTCCACCTAAAATACTGCTAAGGCTAAAACCACCTGGTAAGGCAGATTCTACAGCATTTTTTTGCCCACCTAAATATGAAGCAAGGCTGCTGGCATTTAAATTATTTCCGGCTGCATGCTTACCAATTAACGATAACAATGCCGGGGCTACAAGAGAAAACAAAGACGATGAAGTAGAAGATTTTACACCCGAAAATTTGGAAATTAAATTACCGAGTAAATCCGTTTTGTTTCCAAATAACCCACTAAGTAGGCCCGAAACACCACTGCCACCACCGGAGAGCAAAGAACCAATATTATCCAAAATACCGCTGTTATATTGTTCATTAGCCATTTGGGCTACGGTATTGGCTCCATCTGAGGTTGAAGATTTGTTGATTACAGAAGAAAGTACAGATGGCACTAAAGCGCTAAGCGCTTTTGTAATACCAGATTCGCTTTCGCCAAGCGATGCACTAGCCTTGCTTACCAATTCATTTGTAAACAGGCTTTTGGCAACTTCAATTAAATTCATTGTTTTTAGTTTTAATTGTTAAAAAATAGAAAGGGTTCTAAATTAATATTTAGGGGTAGTAAAAGTATGCCAGTCTGCCTAATTTTAATCAAAATTTTTTAACTGTTATATTTACCTTTTACATACCTCATTTACCATTAATACCATTCCTGGCTTTATTTACCCGGTATGATTCGTAATTTTACGGCAAATGTTTAAGTATATTTCTAAATACTGGTTATGTCAAATCCTTGGTTGGGGAACGATGATGGCAATAAGCCTTTTTTTTGTTTATACATCGGGTAAAATTGACAGTAATTATACCATCAGCCTGCTTATTAGCTGCTTACTGGGTATTTTTATAACACACATGATGCGGTATTTTATACATTACTATAGTGTATTAAAAAAGCCGGTAAGTTCCCAGCTTTATTATTTTATTATACTTACGCTTATATTTTCTATATTGTTTGGCGGCATATCTGAAGCAGTTGATTATATAGCCGGAGTGAACCCTGAAAGGCTCCAGAAATATTCTACAGCAAAACGCATTTTTTTAAGCAGCTTTAATTCACTTTGGTTAATAGGTATTTGGAACCTCATTTATTATCTATATCATTATATTGAAACAAACCGAAAACAGGAGCTGGATACTTTACGATTAGAAGCCATGGTAAAATCGCTGGAACTAAAAACCATAAAATCTCATATTAACCCTCATTTTATTTTTAATGCCCTTAACAGTATCCGTGCCTTAGTAGATGAAAACCCCGAAAGGGCAAGAAGGGCAATAACCGAACTGAGCAATATTTTAAGGAGCAGTATGCGTGCCGAACAAATGGAAACCGTACCCTTACAGCAGGAACTGGATATTGTAAAAGATTATCTTGCCCTGGAACAAATGCGCTTTGAAGAACGGTTAAAAGTAAATTTTGATATTGACTCCGATACGCTCAATCAACCCGTTCCGCCAATGATGCTGCAAACCCTTGTGGAAAATGCTATTAAACACGGTATCAATAAACAGGAGCATGGCGGATTTATAACTGTACGATCTGTATTTGTCAACAACCATCATGAATTACTGGTTATCAACTCTGGCATATACCAATCTAAAATTGACAAAAGCGAAACTGGTTTTGGAATAAAGAGCACACAAGACAGGCTGAATTTACTTTACCAGGGAAAGGCCAATTTTGAAATTCATGATATGAAAGATAATACTGTACAATCGAAAATCATTATTCCTATTACAGAAATTTTATAATGAAATTTAATTAACCCATTATGTTTAAAGCGGTAATTATTGATGATGAACGATTAGCCAGGAACGAATTAAAAAAATTATTGGCCGATTTTTCCGAAGTAGAAATCATTGGAGAAGCTGCCAATGCCAAAGAAGGTATTGAAAAAATTGATGAACTCAACCCAGATTTGGTTTTCCTGGACATTCAAATGCCGGGCAAAACCGGGTTTGATATGCTTATGGAAGTAGACAGGGCGCCACATGTAATATTTACCACAGCATACGATGAGTTTGCATTAAAAGCATTTGAAGTAAATGCCCTGGATTACCTTATGAAACCGGTGGAACCCAAAAGGCTTGCCGATGCATTGCAAAAACTCAAACAAGCAGAAGAAAAAGAGCTGGCTGCTATAAATGCTTCCGGCCGTGGTATTTTGAGCGAAAGCGACCAGGTTTTTGTAAAAGACGGTGAACGGTGCTGGTTTGTAAAATTATCTGATGTACGTTTTTTTGAAAGTGTTGGCAATTATGCAAAAGTATATTTTGGCACCAATAAACCTTTAATCTTAAAATCTCTAAATGCACTGGAAGACCGGCTCGATGACAAGATATTTTTTAGAGCAAACAGGAAACACATTATTAACCTCCGCATGATTGATAAGGTAGAACCCTTCTTTAATGGCGGGCTATTGCTCGATTTAAAAGGAGGCGATAAAATTGAAGTAAGCCGCAGGCAAGCTGTAAAATTTAAAGAAATGATGAGCCTTTAGATTGATTTTAATTCTTATGTGCCGAAAAATAGGTTTATCAATCGGCAATATTCATGTGCCGAAAAAAATAAAAACAACGATAAAACTTATGAGCTTCATCGTAATAAAAATGTGGCAATAACTCTTCGAAAAAATAATTGGAATTTATACTTTTACCGGAATGCTATGAATTGCCGAAGCAATTTCTTTAATTAAAGAAGTGTCTTTTTCAAAGGCATTGCCCACTACAATTAGGTCGGCTCCGGATTTGCAATTGAGGTAGGCTTTTTCCGGGTCTTTAATTCCGCCGCCAATAATGAGAGGAACATTAATATTTTCAGCAACATCTGCAATCATACTTTCAGCAATAGGCCTTTTGGCGCCACTGCCGGCATCCATATAAATCAACTTCATGCCCAGCATTTCACCGGCCATTGCAGTACAAATTGCAATATCATTTTTATCAGAAGGCAAGGGTGCAGCATTGCTGATATACGAAACCGTTGTGGGAGCACCGCCATCTATAACCATATAACCGGTAGGTATAACCTCGAGGCCGCTTTGCCTCACTGCAGGTGCACTCACTACATGCTGGCCAATAAGTAGTTCAGGGTTGCGTCCACTTATAAGCGATAAATACAATAATGCATCGGCATATTTACTTACCTGGCCTGGGCTTCCCGGAAATAAAACAACCGGTACCTTACACTCCTTTTTAATCATTTGTACACAAGTATCCATAAAATTAGAAATAACCAGGCTTCCGCCAACAAAAAAATAATCCACTCCTGCTTCCACGGCAATTTTTACCAGGCGGCTTACGCTGCCGGCATTTACCTTGTCGGGATCTATGAGAACGGCAAATTGTTTTTTACCGTTATGCTTTTTTTCTGTTAATGATGTATAAATGCTTTGCATACAATTGTTGTACTATTGCAAAAATGCTTTATTTTTTGTACTTAAGAAAATATTAACGCCCCAAATAAGCCATTTCAATTGAAATTACATTTAATAATAGGTAATTTTGGCTGTATGCGTTCCATAAAAGCTGAAATAATTTTTAAAACTGCCCGAAGTGGCGGCAAAGGTGGCCAAAATGTAAATAAAGTAGAAACCATGGTTACCGGGTTTTGGCATTTAAAAAATTCCATGTTGTTTTCTAATGATGAAAAAAACAGGCTTACAGAAAAACTTAATTCCCATATTAATGCCGAAGGTTTTCTTTTTGTAAAAAGCCAGAGTGACCGAACACAGGCCGGCAATAAAACTTTAGTTGTTAAAAAAATAAATGAGCTCGTTCAAAAGGCATTGATTGTACCCAAAAAAAGAAAAGCCACAAAACCCACAAAGGAAGCAAAAGAAAAGCGCATGGAAACCAAAAGAAAAAATGCGTTACAAAAACTGCATCGGCAAAAAGTTTCAGCCCATGAATAAATATGCTACCCTATATATTGTTTTGCTTTTTGCCTTTTGTTGCCCTGTGCAAAGCCAGGAAATTATTGACAAAAAAACCGTCATTCATTTTGTACCTATTGCCAATGGCAAGCCCGTTCAACCAGACAGTATTTACCAAAATGCTTTTGGAGAAACATATTCTGTAAGCAAATTAAAATACTATTTAAGTAATTTTAGTATAGGCAGCAAGGTGGATGCAGGCATATATCTAATTGATGCCTTTGCTGCAGACAGTGTTATTTTACAACTTCCACTCAATGCAAAAGGGATACTGCATTTTCAACTGGGCGTGGATAGTATTTACAATTGCAGTGGCGCACAAAGTGGGGTACTGGATCCGCTCAACGGCATGTTTTGGACCTGGAACACCGGATATATTAATTTTAAGCTGGAAGGATACTCTGCATTTTCATCAACCAACATAAAAAATATTGAGTACCATATTGGCGGATACGCCGGTGAAAATAAAACAATGAGAAAAATACAACTGCCTTACTCGTTACCCAAAAAAACACAGGATATTTATATACAATTTAATTTAGACAATTTTTGGAAAAGTAGCTCGGCTTTTAAAATTGCTGAATTACCGGTTATTACTTCCCCCGGTAAAAATGCTAAAATTGTTGCCGATAATTTTAGCGCTTTGTTCAGCATTTTGCCACAATAGAATTATTTGTTTTGAAAAAAAATACTTTTTTAGCAGGCATTTTTTTTATTTCACTCATACTTATTTCGGGTGCTGGTTTTATGCATAAGCCAACTCCCGTTGCATTTGAAACCCCGAAAGGCTGGCCCAAACCACCTACCGAAATTTTTGCAAGAAACACACTTACCCAGGAAGGCTTTTTGCTGGGGAAAAAACTTTTTTATGATGGCCTGCTTAGTAAAGATAGTATTACCAGTTGTGCAAGCTGCCACCAGTATTTTGCAGCCTTCAGCACATTTGAACACAACTTTAGCCATGGTATCAATAACCGGTTTACCAACAGGAATGCCCCCGGACTTTTTAACCTTGCTTGGAAAACATCTTATCATTGGGATGGTGGCGTAAACCATTTAGAAGTGCAGTCGCTTGGCCCAATTACCGATAGTAATGAAATGGGTGAAACGCTGGAAAATGTATTGCTAAAATTGAGGACCAATCTACCTTATCCCCAATTATTTAAATCAGCATTTGGCGATACGGCCATTAGCTCACAAAGGTTACTTAAAGCCTTAGCTCAATTTACAGGCAGCCTTATAAGTGCAAACAGTAAATATGACCGGGTTAAAAATGGCAAAGAAAAATTTAATGTTTATGAACAAAATGGCTACGAAATTTTTAAAACCAATTGTTCCATCTGCCACAGCGAACCACTTTTTACAAACGATAAATTCAGCAATAACGGATCGGGTTTAAACAAACAGGGTGATGTGGGCAGAAAAAGAATTACCGGGCTAAGCAGCGATTCCCTGCAATTTAAAGTGCCAAGCTTGCGTAATATACAACTTACGCCGCCTTACATGCACGATGGAAGTATTGGCTATATTACCAAAGTAATTAACCATTATACCACAATTGACAGCAGCCTGCCGCAACTGGACCCTGTACTAAAAACACCCATCAGGCTTAGTGATAGAAACAAAGCAGAGTTGCTGGCGTTTTTATTTACCCTTACTGATACTTCATTTACCAAAAACAAAAAATATGCACCTGAAGAAAATATTATTTTCAGGCATTAACCAGGTTGTAAAAGGACATTTCAAAAATTGAACAAGTTATTAAATGGAGAAAAAGAATAAATTGCACCTAAATAATATCACCTCTTGAGCGGAATTAAGAAACTGGCAGGGCAAACTTTATGGTACGGCGTACCCACAATTGCCAGCAGGTTTTTGGGGTATATTATGAATATGGCATTACCTTTTTTTATAGATATGCCGGGCAAAACCGCCGATTTGGTTCAAACCTACACCATCATTCCTTTTTTAAATGTGCTGTATGCTTATGGAATGGAAACAGCTTATTTTCGTTTTTCTCAAACACTCGATAAACAAAAGCTATACGGCACACTTTCCATTTCTCTTTTTACAAGCACCATACTTTTTAGTATTCTTTTATTGCTTTTTAGGGATAGCCTCACTTCGGCAGCCGATTTACAAAGGCACCCAGAATATGTTGTATGGATGATTGTCATTATTTCAATTGACAATTTAAATACGCTTCCTTTTGCAAAACTTAGGCAGGAAGAAAGGCCCAGATGGTATGCCTTAGCAAGGGTAGCCGGAATTGTGGTTAATTTATCTATGGTAATTTTTTTTCTGGGTATAGCGCCTAAAATTATTGAAGCTAATCCTGATAGTTTTATAAACTATTTTTACAATAAAGATATTGGGCTGGGTTATTATTTACTGGGCAATATTTGCGGCAGCCTTTTTACACTTTTGCTCTTATCAAAAGAACTGCTTCAAATAAAATTGGTATTTGACAAAGCCATTTGGAAAGAAGTAATGAAGTACAGCTACCCATTGGTAATTGTGGGCCTGGGCGGTATGGTGAATGATGTGCTGAGCCGCCTTATTTACCGGCATGTAGTGGATTTACCCATAGATCAGGCCGATCATGAACTGGGTGTTTTTGCCAATATTTTCAGGCTGGCATTGCTTATTACCATAATGATACAGGCTTTTAGAATGGCTGCCGAGCCTTTTTTCTTTAAACATAGCGAAAGCAAAAATGCACAGCAGACTTATGCAAGGGTGATGAAGTTTTTTGTAATTGCCTGTTGCTTTATGTTTTTGTTAATTGGCTTGTTCCTGGATGTTTTTAAATGGATTTTTGTGCATTTTGCCAATCCACGATGGGCAGAAGGCTTGCAGGTAGTGCCCTTGCTGGCTTTGGGAAATATTTTTTTGGGTATTTATTACAACCTAAGTATTTGGTATAAGCTTACAAACAAAAATATTTATGGCGCTTATATCACTATTGCGGGTGCCATAATTACCATTTTATTAAATGTAACCCTTATACCGCATTTGCATTACGCAGGTGCTGCTATTGCAACTTTTTGTTGTTATTTTTTAATGATGGTAATAAGTTATAAACTTGGCCAAAAATTCTACCCTGTCCCTTACTCTGTAAAAAAACTATCGTTATACATATTTACAGCCGTTGCGCTTTATTTAATTCATTGGATGGTTACTCTTTGGGTTCCCGGTTCATTGCTGTTTTCAATAATTGCTGGTATATTATTATTGGCAGTATTTACAAGGCTTATTGGTTTTACCGAGGCCAAAGACCTGGTAAAACTACCCGTTGTTGGCAGGTTTTACAAACAAAAAGCATAAACAACATTATGCGCAAATTTTTACAATTTATCTTAAAAAAGCCTATTTTATGGATACTGGATTACCTGTCAAAAGCCCCAAAACAAAAATCGGTATTTAAAGCATTAAGCAATTTATATAACAGCAAGGGAAACAGATTCAAAAAGAGGCTGGCCATTTTAAATATTGACAGTAGCATAGATAAGTTCATCGTTTTTAGCGACCAGCATAAAGGAAACCGCAGCTGGGCCGACGATTTTGCGGCATGTGAAAAAAACTATATAGCCGCATTAAATTTTTATAATCGGCAGCAGTACACTTTTATTAACCTGGGCGACAGCGAAGAGCTTTGGAAATTTAATATTACCGAAGTTTTAAAACACAATGAAAATAGTTTTGCAGCAGAAGCGCAGTTTCATCCCGGCAGGTACTTTAAAGCTTTTGGCAACCATGATATTTTATGGAAAAGCCCATTGGATGTAAATTTATTTTTAAACAAAAAATTTCCCAAACCTTTTGTAGTTCATGAAGGTATACTGCTCAAAGTAATCAATACAACAAATACCATTTCCATCCTGTTAACGCATGGCCACCAGGGCGATAAAATGAGCAGCGGCAATGCCTTTAGCGCCTGGGTTGTGGCACATATCTGGATGCCGCTCCAAAGGTATTTACGCATCAATATAAATGCACCAAGCACCGATTTTACCCTTAGGAACAAGCACAACCATTTAATGTATGACTGGAGCAGCCACCGAAGAAATTTAATATTAATTACCGGCCATACTCATAAACCGGTATTTGCATCAGGGAAATATTACTCCCACCCTGGCAATACCATTGAGCTAAAAGACAAAGGCCAGGATTTAAAAGCATCGTATTTTAACACAGGTTGCTGTTGCTTTAATGATGGCGATATTACAGGCATAGAAATTTCTGGCGGTTATATACGGCTCATAAAATGGACCAATGAAGAAACCGAACCTATGAGATTGGTGCTTGAAGAAAAAAAACTGGATGAGCTCATGCATGATTTAAATACCTGAAAACAAAATATTACTTATTGCAAACACTTTTGCATAAGTGCATACAAAACTTTTTTTTCACCGTTTGATAATGTGCCTTTTGTTTCTTTTGCTAAAAAATGCCTGCGAAAAGCTTCAATGGCAGCATCTGTATTTTTTACATCGTAGCCAATAATCTTTAATGCCAAAACAGGATTGAAACCCTGTGGTAGTTTTATATTTGCTGTATCATCATACCAAAGTCCAAAACCTCTTTCGGCAAAATATTTCCAGGGAAAATATACGTTTGGATCAGTTTTACGGGTAGGCGCAACATCGGCATGACCAATAAAATTTGCAGCTGGAATATTATACTCCATTTTTAATTTGATCAACAACGCTTCCAATACATTTAGCTGAGCAATAGTAAATGTATCTACGCCGGAATTGTCTAATTCAATACCTATGGAAACAGAGTTCATATCGGTATTGTTTCCCCATTTTGATGCGCCGGCATGCCAGGCCCTTAAATAATCATTGAGCATGTGGTGGAGCGTACCGTCTTTACAAATTACGTAGTGTGCACTTACTTCTGTACTGTCGGCGGTAAAAGTTTGCACCGTTTTTTCGCAACTGTTTTGTGCCGTATGGTGAATAATTACATAGTTGGGTTTACGTAAATTAAAATTGGTGGTAAAAGCCAGGCTTACAGGTTTTTTTATTGAATCGGCCTTTACGGTATCTGCAGCATGGCCGGAGATTTGGCGCACCAAATCTTTGTTGCGCTCTTCAGAAATTTTATTGGTTTTGGAATATGGGTTGCTTGTGGCGCACGAAGCAAGTATTGCTACAAAAAAACAACCAAACAAATATTTATGCAAATGTGTTTTAAACATTTTTCAAAGTTAAAGAAACGCAATACAGGTTTTAAAAATAAAAAAGCCTTCGCAAGGAAGGCTATTAAAAAATTTATTAAAAAAATCAGGAGCGTTTTTTAGTAATAAGCCTGTATAATACCAGTAAAATAAAAGCACCGCCCACAGCACTAATAAGGCTTTTAAAAGACCAACCCTGGCTATCCCATCCAAAGAGGGTTTTGGTTAAAAAGCCACCCACAAAAGCGCCGGCAATACCAATTAAAATAGTAACTATCCAACCACCGGGATCTTCGCCCTTGTGTAAAAGCTTGGCAATTGCTCCGGCTATTAAACCAAATACAACCCATGAAATAATTCCCATAATAAAATGTTTTAAGTGTTAAAAGATTAAAGAACTGGCAAAAATAAATTAAAGCCAATGATAAATTTAGCAAAAAAAATTTAACCTGCATCACACAATAAATCTCATTTTAAGCACCATTAAATTTTTGGTGGAAAATGCTTAATAACCTCAATGCATAATTTCCCTGCTTATTACCATTTTTTGCACTTCACTTGTGCCTTCGCCAATGGTACAAAGCTTACTGTCCCGGTAAAATTTTTCTACAGGAAAATCTTTTATATAGCCATAGCCGCCAAAAATTTGCACCGCATCGGTACTTACTTCTACAGAAATTTCGCTGGCATAATATTTTGCCATTGCTGCTTCTTTTGTCATGGGCAGGCTTTTCATTTTAAGGTTACATGCCTGGTTAATGAGCAGTTCTGCACATTCTATTTTTGTTGCCATATCGGCCAGCTTAAATGAAATGGCCTGGTACTGAGCAATTGGTTTATCAAATTGCTGGCGCTCTTTTGAATATTTTATAGCTGCTTCATAAGCACCTTTTGCAATACCCAGGGCAAGCGCTGCAATAGAAATGCGTCCGCCATCCAATACTTTCATGGCTTGTTTAAAACCGGCGCCAACTTCACCCAGCCTGTTTGCATCCGATATGATACAGTTGTCAAATATCATTTCAGCAGTTTCGCTGGCACGCATTCCCAACTTATCTTCTTTTTTTCCGCCACTAAAGCCTGCAATTCCCCTTTCTATAATAAATGCGGTACTGTTATCTTTAGCCCTGGGCTCACCAGTGCGACAAATAACAACAGCTATATCGCCGCTTATACCATGCGTAATAAAATTTTTAGTGCCATTTAGTACCCAATTATCTCCCTGTTTTATTGCAGTGGTTTTCATATTTCCTGCATCGCTTCCGGTATTGGGTTCGGTAAGGCCCCATGCACCAAGCCATTCGCAGGTAGCCAGTTTGTTTAAATATTTTTTCTTTTGCACTTCATTGCCAAAGCTGAGTATATGGCCGGTACAAAGAGAATTGTGTGCAGCCAGCGAAAGGCCCACGCTTCCACATACCTTGGCAACTTCCTGTATTACGGCACTGTATTCAAAATATCCCAGGCCAGCACCGCTATATTCTTCAGGAACCAATACACCCATAAATCCCATTTTACCCATTTCTTTAAATACCTGCATGGGAAATTCCTGGGATTCATCCCATTTCATTAAATACGGTTTAATATGTTGATTTGCAAATTCACGGGCACTGGCAGCAACCTGTGATGTAAGCTCGCTTTGAGAAAAATTCATCTTGCAATTAAGTGTTGAGCAGCAAAAATAAAGTATTTAAGGTATAGCTGCAAAGCCGTTTAATTTACCGCTAAATAGGGCTGCAACTTATCATATGCTTCATCAGAGAGGATCATAATTTTTTTGATGTCTTCCACTGTAGCAAAGTTGCCATGTTGGTTACGAAAATTTACAATTACATTGGCCAGGTTATAACGTATATAGGGATGGGTTTTTAGTTCTTCCAAATTTGCAGTGTTGATATTAATTTTTTTAATATTTCCGGATTTTACGATAAGGTAGGGCCTTACTATTTGAAATGTGCTATCGGGTAGTCCATAAGTTTCGCCTACTTGTTCTACTGCATAAAAGCCGCCGAGCCTGGTTCTGAAGTTTACGATACGCTTTGCAAAACCCGGCCCAATGCCCGGCAAAGCTATAAATATGCTGGTATCCGCAAGGTTGATATCTACTTTTTGTAACTCTTTTTTCTCATATTTATTGGGGTATGCAGCAACTTTAAAATTAGTAGCCTTTTCTGCAATGGAAATACGCACATAAGGTATAAGGCGTTCCACATCTAAGGGATTTAATCCCCAAATTTTTTCAATGTCTTCGGGCTTCCTGAATTTGCCCCCTTTTGATATATATTTTTGAATGGTTAATGCTGTTTTTTCTTTAATACCGAGTTTCATCCAGCCTTCGGCATTTAGTGTATTTGGGTCAAAGTAAAAAAGTGTTGCTGCTGTACTGCTTTCTTTTTTATACTCACTTTTTGGTGTAGTATTATTTTGGCGGGGTTGATTATAATTTTTTTCAGTGGCAAGCCATTTCAGTTCCCTATTGAAGCGGTTGTTGTCAATTACGGCATTACCGGCAATAAGTGGATATGCAAAAGGAATTAATGAGAATAAAAATACAAAGCCAAGCAGCACTAAAATCCCCGATCTTTCTTTTGCTGTAAACTCAAAGTATTTTTTTACGCTTAAAAACATGATAACACTTTTTAAGCTATAAAATTATCCCCAAAAGAAATTTGAGACAATACCCGGAATTAGGCATTTTTTAGCATTTCAACTGTAATAGGTCATAGGCCAGGTTACGGTTTGGGGGCAATGTGGCGCTTACATCGGTATGGTTACCCAATTGGTGGCTAATATGTGTAAAATAGCATTGAGGTATTTGCAATTCATCTGCAAGGGCAATAGCCTGGCTTAAGGTAAAATGAGAAACATGCTCTTTATGCCGAAGTGCATTTAATACCAGTATTTCGCTGCCCCTTATTTTTTCTTTTTCTACTACTTCAATTCGGTTGGCATCTGTAATATAGGTAAAATTACCAAACCTAAAACCCAGTACCGGCATGTGCAGGTGCCATACTTTTATAGGAATTATGGGAATGTCACCTACTACAAATATTTCTTCGTCAATAGTATTTAATTCAATTTCCGGTATTCCGGGATATTTCTCTTTTGTAAATACATAATAAAATTCATTTTTTAATGCTTTTTGGGTAAGCTCATTGGCATATACCTGTACTGCAGCATTGCCAAAATAATTAAAGGCTTTTA contains:
- a CDS encoding OmpA family protein, whose translation is MNLIEVAKSLFTNELVSKASASLGESESGITKALSALVPSVLSSVINKSSTSDGANTVAQMANEQYNSGILDNIGSLLSGGGSGVSGLLSGLFGNKTDLLGNLISKFSGVKSSTSSSLFSLVAPALLSLIGKHAAGNNLNASSLASYLGGQKNAVESALPGGFSLSSILGGDASHAAAEVGSAAKAFHNEPVENKSGMGWLLPILLLAAIGAASLYISSKGCKKTPVATETHTDSTMHKDTASTIAPIVNAPVGTLDSLGNFIYNIGSMVNFDLPGGVKLTVGENSTEAKLIRFLQSSDAVDTAKGNWFDFTNVRFKTNSSDITEESILQLKNFVTIAKSFPNAKFKIGGYTDNTGDEAKNVTLSKNRAAAVLARVKAMGAPVSSLTGSDGYGAQFPVGDNATAEGKAQNRRVSVNVKAK
- a CDS encoding histidine kinase, which encodes MFKYISKYWLCQILGWGTMMAISLFFVYTSGKIDSNYTISLLISCLLGIFITHMMRYFIHYYSVLKKPVSSQLYYFIILTLIFSILFGGISEAVDYIAGVNPERLQKYSTAKRIFLSSFNSLWLIGIWNLIYYLYHYIETNRKQELDTLRLEAMVKSLELKTIKSHINPHFIFNALNSIRALVDENPERARRAITELSNILRSSMRAEQMETVPLQQELDIVKDYLALEQMRFEERLKVNFDIDSDTLNQPVPPMMLQTLVENAIKHGINKQEHGGFITVRSVFVNNHHELLVINSGIYQSKIDKSETGFGIKSTQDRLNLLYQGKANFEIHDMKDNTVQSKIIIPITEIL
- a CDS encoding response regulator gives rise to the protein MFKAVIIDDERLARNELKKLLADFSEVEIIGEAANAKEGIEKIDELNPDLVFLDIQMPGKTGFDMLMEVDRAPHVIFTTAYDEFALKAFEVNALDYLMKPVEPKRLADALQKLKQAEEKELAAINASGRGILSESDQVFVKDGERCWFVKLSDVRFFESVGNYAKVYFGTNKPLILKSLNALEDRLDDKIFFRANRKHIINLRMIDKVEPFFNGGLLLDLKGGDKIEVSRRQAVKFKEMMSL
- a CDS encoding geranylgeranylglyceryl/heptaprenylglyceryl phosphate synthase; the protein is MQSIYTSLTEKKHNGKKQFAVLIDPDKVNAGSVSRLVKIAVEAGVDYFFVGGSLVISNFMDTCVQMIKKECKVPVVLFPGSPGQVSKYADALLYLSLISGRNPELLIGQHVVSAPAVRQSGLEVIPTGYMVIDGGAPTTVSYISNAAPLPSDKNDIAICTAMAGEMLGMKLIYMDAGSGAKRPIAESMIADVAENINVPLIIGGGIKDPEKAYLNCKSGADLIVVGNAFEKDTSLIKEIASAIHSIPVKV
- the arfB gene encoding aminoacyl-tRNA hydrolase, which produces MRSIKAEIIFKTARSGGKGGQNVNKVETMVTGFWHLKNSMLFSNDEKNRLTEKLNSHINAEGFLFVKSQSDRTQAGNKTLVVKKINELVQKALIVPKKRKATKPTKEAKEKRMETKRKNALQKLHRQKVSAHE
- a CDS encoding cytochrome-c peroxidase, translating into MHKPTPVAFETPKGWPKPPTEIFARNTLTQEGFLLGKKLFYDGLLSKDSITSCASCHQYFAAFSTFEHNFSHGINNRFTNRNAPGLFNLAWKTSYHWDGGVNHLEVQSLGPITDSNEMGETLENVLLKLRTNLPYPQLFKSAFGDTAISSQRLLKALAQFTGSLISANSKYDRVKNGKEKFNVYEQNGYEIFKTNCSICHSEPLFTNDKFSNNGSGLNKQGDVGRKRITGLSSDSLQFKVPSLRNIQLTPPYMHDGSIGYITKVINHYTTIDSSLPQLDPVLKTPIRLSDRNKAELLAFLFTLTDTSFTKNKKYAPEENIIFRH
- a CDS encoding polysaccharide biosynthesis protein — encoded protein: MSGIKKLAGQTLWYGVPTIASRFLGYIMNMALPFFIDMPGKTADLVQTYTIIPFLNVLYAYGMETAYFRFSQTLDKQKLYGTLSISLFTSTILFSILLLLFRDSLTSAADLQRHPEYVVWMIVIISIDNLNTLPFAKLRQEERPRWYALARVAGIVVNLSMVIFFLGIAPKIIEANPDSFINYFYNKDIGLGYYLLGNICGSLFTLLLLSKELLQIKLVFDKAIWKEVMKYSYPLVIVGLGGMVNDVLSRLIYRHVVDLPIDQADHELGVFANIFRLALLITIMIQAFRMAAEPFFFKHSESKNAQQTYARVMKFFVIACCFMFLLIGLFLDVFKWIFVHFANPRWAEGLQVVPLLALGNIFLGIYYNLSIWYKLTNKNIYGAYITIAGAIITILLNVTLIPHLHYAGAAIATFCCYFLMMVISYKLGQKFYPVPYSVKKLSLYIFTAVALYLIHWMVTLWVPGSLLFSIIAGILLLAVFTRLIGFTEAKDLVKLPVVGRFYKQKA
- a CDS encoding metallophosphoesterase, with amino-acid sequence MRKFLQFILKKPILWILDYLSKAPKQKSVFKALSNLYNSKGNRFKKRLAILNIDSSIDKFIVFSDQHKGNRSWADDFAACEKNYIAALNFYNRQQYTFINLGDSEELWKFNITEVLKHNENSFAAEAQFHPGRYFKAFGNHDILWKSPLDVNLFLNKKFPKPFVVHEGILLKVINTTNTISILLTHGHQGDKMSSGNAFSAWVVAHIWMPLQRYLRININAPSTDFTLRNKHNHLMYDWSSHRRNLILITGHTHKPVFASGKYYSHPGNTIELKDKGQDLKASYFNTGCCCFNDGDITGIEISGGYIRLIKWTNEETEPMRLVLEEKKLDELMHDLNT